One Erinaceus europaeus chromosome 5, mEriEur2.1, whole genome shotgun sequence genomic window carries:
- the USP18 gene encoding ubl carboxyl-terminal hydrolase 18 isoform X2: MNVGFTKILKRITVPREVEEQKRNVPYQLLLLMEKMQNSRQKAVRPLDFVYCLQKYNVQLFVQHDAAQLYLIVWNLIKDQITDVELVQRLQALYIIRMRESLVCLECSMESSRDSSMPTLPLSLFDVNLKPLKTLGDALRCFFQPRELSSKSQCLCDSCGQKTIGKQILKLTYLPQTLTIHLMRFSIGNSKTEKICHTLDFPQYLDLNKVLLNELDLCDPEKQLGGQYELFAVIAHVGSADFGHYCAYIHNSEDGRWFCFNDSNVCWVSWEDIRCTYGNHNYRWRETAYILIYMKTES, encoded by the exons ATGAACGTGGGTTTCACCAAGATATTGAAGAG GATAACGGTGCCAAGGGAGGTggaagagcagaaaagaaatgtcccCTACCAACTGCTCTTGTTAATGGAGAAGATGCAGAACAGCAGGCAGAAAGCAGTGCGGCCCCTGGACTTTGTTTATTGTCTCCAGAAATACAATGTGCAAT TGTTTGTCCAGCATGATGCTGCTCAACTTTACCTCATAGTCTGGAACCTAATTAAGGACCAAATTACTGATGTGGAGTTG GTACAAAGACTGCAGGCCCTCTACATAATCCGGATGAGGGAGTCCTTGGTTTGCCTGGAGTGTTCCATGGAAAGCAGTAGAGATAGTAGCATGCCCACCCTTCCCCTATCTCTTTTTGATGTCAATTTGAAGCCCCTGAAGACACTG GGAGATGCTCTTCGTTGTTTCTTCCAGCCAAGGGAGTTATCAAGCAAAAGCCAGTGCCTCTGTGACAGCTGTGGGCAAAAGACCATTGGAAAACAG ATCTTGAAGTTGACCTACTTACCCCAGACCTTGACAATTCACCTTATGCGGTTCTCCATCGGAAATTCAAAGACAGAAAAAATCTGCCACACACTGGATTTCCCCCAGTACTTGGACTTAAATAAAGTTCTTCTGAATGAGCTAGACCTCTGTGACCCTGAGAAGCAG CTTGGAGGACAGTATGAACTCTTTGCTGTGATTGCCCACGTGGGGAGCGCTGACTTTGGGCATTATTGTGCCTATATCCATAATTCTGAGGATGGAAGATGGTTCTGCTTCAATGACTCCAATGTTTGTTGG GTCTCCTGGGAAGACATTCGCTGCACCTATGGCAATCATAACTATCGTTG gagaGAAACTGCCTATATTCTGATTTACATGAAGACTGAGTCCTAA